GACCGCCTAAAGGCGCGTTATTTAGCGCCCCACCCGATACGCGGGCATCGATGCCGCCGCCGTGACCGGCGCCGTACAGTGCGTTCGCTTTGTGCGCTCTAACCGCGTGCTCAGTGTGCGCTCACCGAGGCGATCCAGGCTTCAAGCTGCCGACGCGTTGGTGTCTGCTCAATGCGGCTTTCTTTTTCGTTCAGGTTTTGCAGCTTGTGCGCCACCGACTCAGCGTTGCGACTCGCCAGATCTTGGGTCGACAGGATGCCGGCGTAGACTAAAAATTCCGCCGTCTCTGGACTCATACCATCGAGACTGAGCAGGTCTGCCATGCGCGCCCATTTGTTCACCACGAAATCCTCAAGCTGCAGCGCATCGGCCAGCGCCTCGCGCGCTTGTTTGGTGTCCGTGCGCGAGCGCAAGTCATCAATACCGGTAATGCCCTGCGCCGCCAGCAGTTTGATCTGTTTGGTCTCTAAGCCGACCAACTCGGCAAGATCGCCCACATCCTCCGCTTGATCTGACAAGGATGTCGATTGATGATCATCGAGCGCATCCGACGATGGCGAGGATGCTGCGACCGAACGTTCGAGCCAGCGTCCCAGCCGTATACCGATCAGCACACCCAATACAAGCGCCAACGCGAGCCAGAGAAAGGGTTGCTCGGCGATAAGACGCTGAAATTCAGATACAGTCATGATGAGTTTGTCGCGATAAAAAACGAGAGTGTACCGTCATCACGCGCGCAGTTCAGCCGCCACGCGCTAGCGGAATGTAAACCGCACACCCAGTGCCGGCAGCCGGGTCGACTCCTCGCGCAACGCAGCTTGCGTCAAGGGGTGCCTTTCCAACCAACCATTTGGCAGTTCGAGGTGCAGATTCGCCGCATTGGCGGACGCGGTTAACCGCGGCAGCTCGCCGGCATTGCGTCCGCGCACCATCGCCGTGGCGACACGAAAAATAGCCAGGAGGCGGGGCAATCGTTCGCGCCAGGGCGATAATTCTGGCAGTGGCGGTAGCGCTGGAACACGTCCTCGGTGCCCTTCTACCAACCAGGCCAGACGCTGCTGACCCTCGCGAGAAAAACCCGGCAAGTCGGCGTTGCGAATCACATACGCACCGTGTCGATGATAGTGAGAGTGGGCAATACCCAAGCCGATTTCATGGAGTCGCGAGCTCCAGTGCAGCAACCGTCGCGATTTGCCGCGTGGCAATTGCCAAGCATCGCGCACCTGACTGAGCAGCGTATGTGACACATCGTCCAGTCGTCGCGACTGAATCTTATCGGCATCGTACATCCGCGCTAGAAGTTTTACGCTGCGCTCGCGCGCGTCTTCACCTGACCAATGTCCAATGGTGTCGTACAGCAATCCCTCGCGCAACGCGTAGTCGGCCACGTAAAGCGTGTCGATAGACAGTGTCTTGAACACCCGCTCGAGCACCACCAGTCCGCCGGCAAACACCGGGCGCCGTTTATCACTCAGATCAAGATCCACAAACTCGTCGATATGATTGAGAGACCGCACCTCATTGACGAGCTCTTTGAGCGCTTTACGTCGAATACCCAGCTGCGCATCGTCGCGTTGCTGAAGCAAGCGCCCGATGGTGCGAATCGTGCCCGAGCTGCCATACACCTCGCGCCAACCGATGTCGCGCAACGGTCCCTTGATCGGGTTCATTTCAAACTCGACGGCTAGCCGCGCCGCCTGCCAGGCGTCGCGCGAAATCTTACCTTCCGGGAAGAAGGTTTTACTGATGCCCACACAACCCATAAACAGACTGTACAGGCGCTCGGGCTTAAAGCGCCGCCCGATAATAAACTCTGTGCTGCCACCACCAATGTCGAGCACAAGACGGCGTTTTTTTGTTGGCGGAATGGCATGCGCCACGCCCAGATACACCAAGCGCGCTTCTTCGAGGCCGGAAATGATCTCAATGGGATGTCCGAGTGCCGCTTCGGCGCGGGCGATGAACATTTCGCTGTCTCGCGCTCGGCGCAAAGTATTGGTACCGGCTACCGCCACATCATTGGGGTGAAAGGTGTTGATCCGCTCACCGAACCGGGCGAGGCATTCGAGCGCCCGCTGCTGCACATCCGGTGACAGATTCAACTTCTCATCAAGGCCCTCAGCCAAACGTACCATTTCACGCAGCCGGTCCAACAAGATGAGATGCCCGTCTTCGTATCGGGCAATGACCATGTGAAAGCTATTGGAGCCAAGGTCGACGGCCGCGAGAACGCGTGGACCGTGATCTCGCACCGACGAAGACATCGGTTTAGCGCGTACCGCGCAAGGTCAGGCGGAGAACGACGAACCGCACCCGCAGGTCGTGGTGGCGTTGGGGTTGCGGATAATGAATTGCGCGCCGCGAATGTCTTCCTGATAATCGATTTCAGCGCCCATGAGGTATTGAATGCTCATCGGATCGACCAGCAACGTAACGCCATCGTTTTCGACTTTGGCGTCACCGTCCTCTTCGTTTTCATCGAAGGTAAACCCGTACTGGAATCCGGAGCAGCCACCGCCGGTGATGTACACGCGCAGCTTGAGCGACGGATTCTGCTCCTCCGCGATGAGCTCGCCGACCTTGGCCGCGGCGGCATCGGTAAACACCAGCGGATCGGGCGCGCCGACCGGCGCCGGGTTGGGGGTGTTGGATTCCATGTTGGTGTCACTCATCGTACGTGTTCCGCTGGCTCTGATTGATGTTATGCGCCTGTATATCGACCATCTTAAACCCAAAAGGGTTCAAATGCTCATCGTCGCGGCTATCGCATCGCCGCCACCTGTTTGGGCGCTGCGTCGACTCAGGCCGACTTGCTGCCCGGCACCTGCACCAGCTCTTCGTCGTCCACATTGACCGTGGTCGGGTTGACAATCGCCGGCTGGCCCGCTGGCTCGTGTATCAGTTTACCATTGATTTCGGCCCCAATAGCCATTTCGATCAGGTTGTAAAATACGTTGCCGATCACGCGCGCGTTGGCACCAAGCTCAACACGCTCTTTGGCAGACACGTCACCTTTGACGGTGCCATCGAGAATCACCTGCGGCACACTGACGGCGCCCTCGACCACCCCATTCTCACTGATTCGCAGTACTGAGTTGGACTCGAGTTCGGCCTGAATATTGCCTTTGATGTAGCCATCAATGTGCAAGCCACCACGAAACTCCATATCGCCATTCACGCGCGTGCTCGAACCGATAAAGGTATCGATCTCGGTGGTGGGCTTTGGGGGCTTGGGCTTACGCTTGTCTTTTTTCCTGCCTAACATACCGTTCTCCTAAGAGCTCTTGACCGACCAGTCAAAGCTTTGCTTGATAACGTCCGCAACGCGACCTTTCGGACTGACCTCAACATTGACTCGCTGCGGCACAAACCCGTCCGGCAGCACCAGCTGACGGTCGAAGTTTTGGAAGTAGCGAAACGAAAAACCTAAGTCATCGGCTTCTTCACCGTTGATTAAATCGGCAACGTTGTAACTCGTTTGGGCGCCGTCGCGGGCGCCTTCAATAGACATAGTGACCGTGCCACTCACACGGCGATCGTGTTTCGCAGCCGCCTGTACTAACACCAGGCGCATGCGAAATTGGCTGTCCGCACCCGCTGGTGTAAGTCGAAATTCCTGAATGCGCAAACCTCGCTTGCCTTCTTCAGGGGCCATAATACTGCGATAGAACGCCAACTCCTGCTTTTGCTTCTGCACATCAGCCTGCAGATCGCCGAGCATGGACTCCACGTTCTCATGGGCTTCGTCGTCTATCTTCTTGGCCGTTTCTAGCAGGGCGATTTGTTCACGCAACTGACCATTCGACTGACTCAGTTCGTCAAGCTGCCGGCGCAGCTCGGCTTCAGTGGTTTTCGCCTCTCGACTGTCGTACCCGCCTCGGTAGCGACCGTACTCATACATGAGATACGAAGCGCCGACCGCCATCAATACCGCCACGCCCCAAATCACGCCGGCGCGCAGGGGCTGGTGTTGTTTGACAACGAGTTTGGGTGAGGCCATCGAACACGCTTCTTTATGTATAGCGGGTCGACCATGTTACTGAACTTAACCACCAAAATAAAAGCCAAACCCTTGCCCTTTCTGGCAAAATGGGACTTAGGCCACAGTTTTGGGGCGTCGATTTCCGGCCTCGGTGCCGAGCGCGGCAGAAGGACCACACATGCTCTGGGTGAAAGCATTTCATATCATTTTTGTGGTGAGTTGGTTCGCCGCGTTGCTCTATTTGCCACGGTTGTTTGTGTATCATGCGGATACACTGGACCAGGCCGGCCATGATCGGTTCGTGATCATGGAGCGTAAGTTATTCATTTTGATGACAATTGCGGGCATTGGGGCAACGGTATTTGGGCTCTGGACGCTCATGCTGGTACCCACCTATCTTCACTCCCGCTGGATGCAACTCAAGCTCGCGCTCTTTCTTTTGCTCGTCGCATACCACGTCTACTGTTTTGTGCTCAAAGGGCGCTTTGCCCGGCGTGAAAACACCTACAGCCATCGCTTCTACCGACTGTTTAACGAGGCGCCCGCTCTGTTGCTCATCGCGATCGTCATTTTGGTGGTGGTCAAACCCTTCTAGCGCAATCGCTCGATCGACCCCCTGTGACAAAGACGCACGACACAGAGCGCCGCACGGCTCGGCGTCTACCGGCCTTACAGGGTATCAAGCAAGATTGGATTGGGAGTGGGTGTCGACGTCGCGAAAGGGGTCAAGTTCGCGCAGCGCACGCTTATAGATGTTGCGCTTAAAGTAGATCACATGGTTGATCGGATACCAGTACGTCACCCAGCGCCACTGATCAAACTCCGGTTCGTCAAACAGATCGAAGCGAAACGCGGTGTCGGGCACTTTGAGCTGAAGTAGATACCACAACTGCTTTTGTCCAATGCACTTGTTTTCAACATTACGACGCTGGTAGCGCTCGGGCAATTTGTAGCGTAACCATCGACGAGTGCTGCCTAACAACACCACTTGATCTGGCTCAAGACCCACCTCCTCTTGGAGTTCGCGGTACATCGCGTCGATGGGTTTTTCGCCCGGGTTGATCCCGCCCTGTGGAAACTGCCAGCCGGACTGCCCCGACCGACGCCCCCAAAACACGCGACCGTCTTCGCCGCAGATCACCATGCCAACGTTGGCACGAAATCCGTCTTTGTCGATGCCGTGAATCACGGGTGAATCGGATAGAGACATGGAAGGCGTAAGCGCAAAAAGAATGCGACGAGC
The genomic region above belongs to Pseudomonadota bacterium and contains:
- a CDS encoding DUF4332 domain-containing protein; this translates as MTVSEFQRLIAEQPFLWLALALVLGVLIGIRLGRWLERSVAASSPSSDALDDHQSTSLSDQAEDVGDLAELVGLETKQIKLLAAQGITGIDDLRSRTDTKQAREALADALQLEDFVVNKWARMADLLSLDGMSPETAEFLVYAGILSTQDLASRNAESVAHKLQNLNEKESRIEQTPTRRQLEAWIASVSAH
- a CDS encoding Ppx/GppA phosphatase family protein, coding for MSSSVRDHGPRVLAAVDLGSNSFHMVIARYEDGHLILLDRLREMVRLAEGLDEKLNLSPDVQQRALECLARFGERINTFHPNDVAVAGTNTLRRARDSEMFIARAEAALGHPIEIISGLEEARLVYLGVAHAIPPTKKRRLVLDIGGGSTEFIIGRRFKPERLYSLFMGCVGISKTFFPEGKISRDAWQAARLAVEFEMNPIKGPLRDIGWREVYGSSGTIRTIGRLLQQRDDAQLGIRRKALKELVNEVRSLNHIDEFVDLDLSDKRRPVFAGGLVVLERVFKTLSIDTLYVADYALREGLLYDTIGHWSGEDARERSVKLLARMYDADKIQSRRLDDVSHTLLSQVRDAWQLPRGKSRRLLHWSSRLHEIGLGIAHSHYHRHGAYVIRNADLPGFSREGQQRLAWLVEGHRGRVPALPPLPELSPWRERLPRLLAIFRVATAMVRGRNAGELPRLTASANAANLHLELPNGWLERHPLTQAALREESTRLPALGVRFTFR
- the erpA gene encoding iron-sulfur cluster insertion protein ErpA; the encoded protein is MSDTNMESNTPNPAPVGAPDPLVFTDAAAAKVGELIAEEQNPSLKLRVYITGGGCSGFQYGFTFDENEEDGDAKVENDGVTLLVDPMSIQYLMGAEIDYQEDIRGAQFIIRNPNATTTCGCGSSFSA
- a CDS encoding polymer-forming cytoskeletal protein, which encodes MLGRKKDKRKPKPPKPTTEIDTFIGSSTRVNGDMEFRGGLHIDGYIKGNIQAELESNSVLRISENGVVEGAVSVPQVILDGTVKGDVSAKERVELGANARVIGNVFYNLIEMAIGAEINGKLIHEPAGQPAIVNPTTVNVDDEELVQVPGSKSA
- a CDS encoding DUF6776 family protein; its protein translation is MASPKLVVKQHQPLRAGVIWGVAVLMAVGASYLMYEYGRYRGGYDSREAKTTEAELRRQLDELSQSNGQLREQIALLETAKKIDDEAHENVESMLGDLQADVQKQKQELAFYRSIMAPEEGKRGLRIQEFRLTPAGADSQFRMRLVLVQAAAKHDRRVSGTVTMSIEGARDGAQTSYNVADLINGEEADDLGFSFRYFQNFDRQLVLPDGFVPQRVNVEVSPKGRVADVIKQSFDWSVKSS
- the hemJ gene encoding protoporphyrinogen oxidase HemJ, whose product is MLWVKAFHIIFVVSWFAALLYLPRLFVYHADTLDQAGHDRFVIMERKLFILMTIAGIGATVFGLWTLMLVPTYLHSRWMQLKLALFLLLVAYHVYCFVLKGRFARRENTYSHRFYRLFNEAPALLLIAIVILVVVKPF
- a CDS encoding RNA pyrophosphohydrolase, whose product is MSLSDSPVIHGIDKDGFRANVGMVICGEDGRVFWGRRSGQSGWQFPQGGINPGEKPIDAMYRELQEEVGLEPDQVVLLGSTRRWLRYKLPERYQRRNVENKCIGQKQLWYLLQLKVPDTAFRFDLFDEPEFDQWRWVTYWYPINHVIYFKRNIYKRALRELDPFRDVDTHSQSNLA